One part of the Neisseria zalophi genome encodes these proteins:
- a CDS encoding ferredoxin--NADP reductase encodes MAAFNTQKVLSVHHWTDAYFTFTCTRDESLRFENGQFVMVGLMVDGKPLMRAYSVASANWEEHLEFFSIKVQDGPLTSRLQHLKVGDEVLISKKPTGTLICGDLNPGKNLYLLSTGTGIAPFLSITKDPEVYEQFEKVILVHGVRYKNDLAYYDRFTKELPEHEYLGEIVKEKLIYYPVVSREEFIHRGHITDLMRSGKLFEDIGLPMMNPEHDRAMLCGSPVMLKDTSEVLNEFGLTVSPKMGQRGDYLIERAFVDQ; translated from the coding sequence ATGGCAGCATTCAATACTCAGAAAGTTTTATCCGTACACCACTGGACGGACGCTTACTTCACTTTTACTTGCACACGCGATGAGTCGCTACGCTTTGAAAACGGCCAGTTTGTCATGGTTGGTTTGATGGTGGACGGTAAACCGCTGATGCGTGCATACAGCGTCGCCAGTGCCAACTGGGAAGAACATTTGGAGTTTTTTAGTATTAAAGTACAAGACGGCCCTTTGACCAGCCGTTTGCAGCACTTGAAAGTAGGCGATGAAGTGTTGATCAGTAAAAAACCTACCGGTACGTTGATTTGCGGTGATTTGAATCCGGGTAAAAACCTGTATTTGCTGTCTACCGGTACCGGTATCGCCCCTTTCTTAAGTATTACCAAAGATCCAGAAGTTTATGAGCAGTTCGAGAAAGTAATTTTAGTACACGGCGTGCGCTACAAAAACGACTTGGCCTACTACGACCGCTTTACTAAAGAATTACCCGAACACGAATATTTGGGTGAAATCGTTAAAGAAAAATTGATTTATTATCCGGTAGTTTCGCGTGAAGAATTTATTCACCGTGGCCACATTACTGATTTGATGCGCAGTGGTAAATTATTTGAAGATATCGGGCTGCCGATGATGAATCCCGAACATGACCGCGCTATGTTGTGTGGCAGCCCTGTCATGTTGAAAGATACCAGCGAAGTATTGAATGAGTTTGGTTTAACCGTTTCTCCGAAAATGGGGCAGCGTGGTGATTATTTGATTGAACGTGCATTCGTTGATCAATAA
- a CDS encoding replication-associated recombination protein A produces the protein MPDLFTREPDAPLAERLRPHTLDEVVGQQHLIGAGKPLRVAVDGGKPHSMLLWGPPGVGKTTLARILAQSFNAQFLPVSAVFSGVKDIREAVDKAQIALQQGRATILFVDEVHRFNKAQQDAFLPYVESGLLTFIGATTENPSFEVNPALLSRAQVYVLQPLSNEDLKTLINKVFALPEYNGFSLTDDAQTLLINTADGDARRLLNLLEQLLRAADTQNTKTLTPEFLAESLGTQIRRFDKGGESFYNQISALHKSVRGSHPNAALYWLCRMLDGGADPHYLSRRIVRMAWEDIGLADPRAMQIANDAATTYERLGSPEGELALAQAVLYLAAAAKSNAGYRAYNEMRAFVKEHASDEVPVHLRNAPTKLMKELGYGKAYRYAHDEPNAYAAGETYMPDGLPEPDFYRPVPRGLEIKIGEKLAWLKQLDDESSTS, from the coding sequence ATGCCTGATTTGTTTACCCGCGAACCCGACGCACCACTGGCCGAACGCCTGCGCCCCCACACGCTTGATGAAGTGGTCGGACAACAGCATTTAATCGGCGCAGGCAAGCCGCTGCGTGTTGCCGTTGACGGCGGCAAACCCCATTCCATGCTGTTGTGGGGGCCGCCGGGCGTTGGCAAAACCACCTTGGCAAGAATTCTTGCCCAAAGTTTCAATGCCCAATTCCTGCCCGTTTCCGCTGTTTTTTCAGGCGTGAAAGATATTCGTGAAGCAGTTGATAAAGCCCAAATCGCCTTACAACAGGGGCGCGCCACGATTTTATTTGTCGATGAAGTCCACCGTTTCAACAAAGCGCAACAAGATGCGTTCTTACCCTATGTTGAAAGCGGCCTGCTCACCTTTATCGGCGCCACCACCGAAAACCCTTCGTTTGAAGTCAATCCCGCCCTACTCAGCCGTGCCCAAGTTTATGTTTTACAACCCTTAAGCAACGAAGACCTAAAAACGCTGATAAACAAAGTATTCGCCCTACCCGAATACAACGGCTTCAGCCTGACCGACGACGCGCAAACACTACTCATCAATACCGCCGATGGCGATGCCCGCCGCCTGTTGAACCTGCTTGAACAATTATTGCGTGCGGCCGACACCCAAAACACAAAAACACTTACCCCCGAATTTTTAGCCGAAAGCCTAGGCACCCAAATCCGCCGTTTCGATAAGGGTGGCGAAAGTTTTTACAACCAGATTTCCGCGCTGCACAAATCCGTTCGCGGCTCCCATCCCAATGCCGCCTTATACTGGCTCTGCCGCATGCTCGACGGCGGCGCCGATCCGCATTATCTTTCCCGCCGTATCGTACGCATGGCTTGGGAAGACATCGGCTTGGCCGACCCCCGTGCCATGCAAATCGCCAACGATGCCGCCACCACATACGAACGCCTCGGTTCACCCGAAGGCGAGCTGGCACTCGCCCAAGCCGTGCTTTATCTAGCTGCGGCAGCAAAATCCAATGCCGGATACCGTGCCTACAATGAAATGCGTGCATTTGTTAAAGAACACGCCAGCGACGAAGTGCCCGTACATTTACGCAACGCCCCCACCAAACTCATGAAAGAATTGGGCTATGGCAAAGCCTATCGCTATGCCCATGACGAGCCCAACGCCTATGCCGCCGGCGAAACCTATATGCCGGACGGTCTGCCCGAACCCGATTTTTACCGGCCCGTTCCACGCGGCTTAGAAATCAAAATCGGTGAAAAACTGGCATGGCTGAAACAGCTTGATGATGAATCGTCAACATCGTAA
- a CDS encoding MFS transporter: MTENTSQNKNVGSFAPLRQKLFLVLWIATIMGNTGSFIRDVASSWLMTDLSPSPAAVAMVQAAATLPIFLLAIPAGVLSDILDRRKFLIGIQLLLAGVSVSLMLLSASGMQSVTSLILFTFLGGIGAALMGPTWQAIVPELVDRKDLKGAVALNSLGINIARAIGPALGGLILAGAGAAFAYGADVLSYVFVISALLWWKRPKVERDELSEQFGGAFRAGLRYVRASRELHIVLFRTFIFFAIVSSGWSLLPLIAKELLNGGAGFYGIVLGAIGVGAIIGAVIMPHIRRRLDSDGLMVASAVIVSLTMVVFAVYPPQWVGIVASLALGVAWITALTTLNSVAQSILPNWVRGRSLAVYLTVFNGAMTIGSLVWGSVASFIGISMTLIVGAVLLIVVALMAHRVKLPKGEDDLSPSNHWDIPLTVTPVAHDRGPVLVQIEYRIDPEEREAFLETIKMLSAERRRDGAYQWGVSEDTSDTSLMLEWFLVESWAEHMRQHHRVSKSDADIQEAVKRFHRGDTPPKVRHFVSCGKR; the protein is encoded by the coding sequence ATGACTGAAAATACATCTCAAAATAAAAATGTAGGTAGTTTTGCGCCGTTACGGCAAAAGCTGTTTCTTGTCTTGTGGATAGCTACCATTATGGGGAATACCGGTAGTTTTATCCGTGATGTGGCCAGCTCATGGTTAATGACAGACCTTTCTCCCTCACCTGCGGCAGTAGCCATGGTGCAGGCTGCCGCAACTTTACCGATATTTTTGCTCGCTATTCCCGCAGGCGTACTTTCGGATATTTTGGATCGCCGTAAATTTTTAATCGGTATCCAATTATTGTTGGCAGGCGTCAGCGTTAGTTTGATGTTGCTCTCAGCCAGTGGTATGCAGTCAGTCACCTCATTAATTTTATTTACTTTTTTAGGTGGTATCGGTGCAGCATTAATGGGCCCGACATGGCAGGCTATTGTTCCCGAATTGGTGGATAGAAAAGATTTAAAGGGAGCTGTTGCATTAAATTCACTCGGTATTAATATTGCGCGTGCTATCGGCCCTGCGCTTGGTGGTTTGATTTTGGCAGGAGCGGGCGCTGCTTTTGCTTATGGTGCTGATGTATTAAGTTATGTTTTTGTAATCAGTGCTTTGTTATGGTGGAAGCGGCCGAAAGTTGAACGGGATGAGTTGTCGGAGCAGTTTGGCGGTGCATTTAGAGCAGGGTTGCGGTATGTTCGTGCCAGCCGTGAACTTCATATTGTATTGTTTAGAACATTTATATTTTTTGCGATTGTCAGTTCGGGATGGTCGTTATTGCCTTTGATAGCAAAAGAGCTTTTGAATGGTGGTGCAGGTTTCTACGGTATTGTGTTGGGTGCCATTGGTGTTGGTGCCATTATCGGTGCCGTTATTATGCCTCATATTCGTCGTCGTTTGGATTCAGACGGCCTGATGGTTGCATCGGCGGTTATTGTTTCATTGACTATGGTTGTGTTTGCGGTATATCCACCACAATGGGTTGGCATTGTTGCATCATTGGCTTTAGGTGTGGCTTGGATTACAGCCCTAACAACTTTAAACAGCGTAGCACAAAGTATTCTGCCCAATTGGGTGCGGGGGCGATCGCTGGCTGTTTATTTAACCGTTTTTAATGGTGCGATGACTATAGGCAGCTTGGTGTGGGGCAGTGTGGCTTCTTTTATCGGTATTTCGATGACGTTGATTGTCGGTGCCGTATTATTAATTGTAGTGGCATTGATGGCACATCGTGTTAAATTGCCGAAAGGTGAAGATGACCTTTCTCCTTCCAATCATTGGGATATACCTTTGACTGTTACTCCGGTGGCTCATGACCGCGGCCCCGTGCTCGTTCAAATCGAATACCGTATTGATCCTGAAGAGCGGGAAGCATTTTTGGAAACGATTAAAATGCTTTCTGCGGAGCGTCGTCGTGATGGTGCATACCAATGGGGTGTGAGCGAGGATACTTCCGATACTTCCTTAATGTTGGAATGGTTTTTGGTTGAATCTTGGGCGGAGCATATGCGCCAGCATCATCGCGTTTCGAAAAGTGATGCGGATATTCAAGAAGCGGTTAAGCGTTTTCATCGTGGCGATACGCCGCCGAAAGTCCGCCACTTTGTTTCTTGCGGAAAACGCTAA
- a CDS encoding pirin family protein, with the protein MNIEKFAAQVKDVGGIPVTRLLPQRSRRTVGAWCFLDHIGPAEFGPDDAGMQVGAHPHINLQTFTWMLDGHQWHQDSLGHRQMVSPKQVSLMTAGTGDNRGISHTEQSVEGEKSMHAVQFWIALPLNKEIEPGFDHYEELPQWSKDGVDYIVTTGTFDGHTAPTKQHSPLVGVDINFNDAQTIEVPVHSGWEYGIFVIKGQVQGNDEQVAPEELLVFSETQEGDVIRIQAEAGSHIILIGGEPLPHKTIFWWNFIGDNPESLRKGVADWNNKHPRFGDIDLTGTPLTRLVSPEAPDSLRS; encoded by the coding sequence ATGAATATTGAAAAATTTGCTGCTCAGGTAAAAGATGTCGGTGGTATTCCGGTTACTCGTTTGCTACCACAAAGAAGTCGCCGTACTGTTGGCGCTTGGTGTTTTCTTGACCATATCGGCCCTGCCGAATTCGGTCCCGATGATGCAGGTATGCAAGTAGGCGCGCACCCACATATCAACCTGCAAACATTTACTTGGATGTTAGATGGTCATCAGTGGCATCAGGACAGTTTGGGTCACCGTCAGATGGTATCGCCAAAACAGGTTAGCCTGATGACTGCCGGAACCGGCGACAATCGGGGCATCAGCCATACCGAACAATCTGTTGAAGGTGAAAAATCAATGCATGCGGTGCAATTTTGGATTGCTTTGCCGCTGAATAAAGAAATTGAGCCGGGCTTCGATCATTATGAGGAATTGCCGCAGTGGAGCAAAGATGGTGTCGATTATATTGTGACAACCGGTACTTTTGACGGTCATACCGCACCTACGAAACAGCATAGCCCGTTGGTTGGGGTGGATATTAATTTTAATGATGCTCAAACCATCGAAGTGCCTGTTCACTCCGGTTGGGAATATGGCATTTTCGTGATTAAAGGGCAGGTTCAAGGTAATGATGAGCAAGTAGCCCCTGAAGAATTATTGGTATTTAGTGAAACCCAAGAGGGTGATGTGATTCGTATTCAGGCTGAAGCTGGTTCGCATATTATTTTAATTGGTGGCGAGCCATTGCCTCATAAAACGATATTCTGGTGGAATTTTATCGGTGACAACCCTGAGTCTTTAAGAAAAGGGGTTGCCGATTGGAATAATAAACATCCGCGCTTTGGCGATATCGACTTAACAGGTACTCCATTAACACGTTTGGTTTCACCCGAAGCACCTGATTCTTTACGATCATAA
- the thrC gene encoding threonine synthase codes for MKYISTRGATAHKTFSEVLLMGLAPDGGLMLPESYPQISGETLAQWRGLSYPELAFEIMSLFISDIPADDLRDIINRTYTAEVFGSADITPVRTLSDGLKIQALSNGPTLAFKDMAMQFLGNMFEYVLGKEGKQLNILGATSGDTGSAAEYALRGKKGIQVFMLSPEGKMSAFQRAQMYSLQDENIHNIAVKGMFDDCQDIVKAVQSDMSFKEQYHIGTVNSINWGRIVAQVVYYFAGYFRATEHNEQKISFCVPSGNFGNVCAGHIARMMGLPIHRLIVATNENDVLDEFFKTGIYRPRTAEHTMVTSSPSMDISKASNFERFIFDVTDRDTDQIRVLWAEVAAGNGFDLSLLLEKIHEQYGFISGKSLHADRLQMIADVYAADNELIDPHTADSVKVAREVRQPGELIVCLETALAAKFENTIKEAVGEVNIPRPASLESLETLPQRVNVVPNNADVVKLLIRETLEK; via the coding sequence ATGAAATATATCAGCACACGCGGCGCGACCGCACATAAAACATTTAGCGAAGTTTTGTTGATGGGCTTGGCACCCGACGGTGGTTTGATGCTGCCGGAAAGTTATCCGCAAATCAGCGGGGAAACGTTGGCACAATGGCGCGGCCTGAGTTATCCGGAGTTGGCCTTTGAAATTATGAGCTTGTTTATCAGCGATATTCCGGCCGATGATTTGCGCGATATTATTAATCGCACTTATACAGCAGAAGTATTCGGTAGTGCCGATATCACACCGGTGCGTACACTTTCAGACGGCCTCAAAATCCAAGCCTTGTCCAACGGCCCGACTTTGGCCTTTAAAGATATGGCGATGCAGTTTTTGGGCAATATGTTTGAATATGTGTTGGGTAAAGAAGGTAAACAGTTGAACATTCTCGGTGCCACCAGCGGCGATACCGGTTCGGCGGCTGAATATGCTTTACGCGGCAAAAAAGGTATTCAGGTGTTTATGCTGTCGCCCGAAGGCAAAATGAGTGCGTTTCAGCGTGCGCAGATGTATAGCCTGCAAGATGAAAATATTCACAATATTGCGGTAAAAGGCATGTTTGATGACTGTCAGGATATTGTGAAAGCCGTACAGAGTGATATGTCTTTTAAAGAGCAATATCATATCGGCACTGTGAATTCCATCAACTGGGGGCGCATTGTGGCACAAGTGGTGTATTACTTCGCCGGCTATTTCCGTGCGACGGAACACAATGAACAGAAAATCAGTTTCTGTGTACCCAGCGGTAATTTCGGTAATGTTTGTGCCGGCCATATTGCACGGATGATGGGGCTGCCTATTCACCGCCTGATTGTGGCAACCAATGAAAACGATGTATTAGATGAGTTTTTCAAAACAGGTATATACCGCCCGCGTACGGCCGAGCACACGATGGTTACGTCCAGCCCGTCGATGGATATTTCCAAAGCCTCCAATTTCGAGCGTTTTATTTTTGATGTTACCGATAGAGATACTGATCAGATTAGGGTTCTATGGGCGGAAGTGGCGGCCGGTAACGGTTTCGATTTAAGCTTGTTGTTAGAGAAAATACACGAGCAATATGGCTTTATATCCGGTAAAAGCCTGCATGCAGACCGTTTGCAAATGATTGCCGATGTGTATGCTGCCGATAATGAATTAATCGACCCGCATACTGCGGACAGTGTAAAAGTAGCCCGTGAGGTGCGCCAGCCGGGGGAATTGATTGTTTGTTTGGAAACGGCATTAGCCGCCAAGTTTGAAAATACTATCAAGGAAGCCGTTGGCGAGGTCAATATACCGCGTCCGGCCTCTTTGGAAAGTCTGGAAACATTGCCTCAGCGGGTTAATGTTGTGCCGAATAATGCAGATGTTGTCAAATTGCTTATTCGTGAAACTCTAGAGAAATAA
- a CDS encoding amidohydrolase, giving the protein MTAPDIIFHNADITTLNRGQPTATAVAIKDGRFTAVGTDQDILPLAGDATRIVNLQGRSVLPGLFDNHTHVIRGGLNYNMELRWDGVRSLADAMAMLKAQVDMTPAPQWVRVVGGFTEHQFIEKRLPTLEEINAIAPDTPVFILHLYDRALLNAAALRVVGYTKDTPEPPGGEIKRDSNGNPIGLLLAKPNASILYATLAKGPKLPFDYQVNSTRHFMRELNRLGVTGIIDAGGGSQNYPDDYEVIQKLADENQLTVRIAYNLFTQKPKEEKEDFLNWTSSVKYKQGDDYFRHNGAGEMLVYSAADFEDFRQPRPEMPPQMEGELEEVVRILAENKWPWRLHATYDETISRSLDVFEKVNRDIPLEGINWFFDHAETISQKSIDRIAALGGGVAVQHRMAYQGEYFAERYGTAAAANTPPVKRILESGVKVSAGTDATRVASYNPWVSLAWLISGKTVGGMKLYPQANLLDRETALRMWTENVTWFSNEEGSRGRIEVGHLADMIVPNKDFFSVPEDEIPFMTSDLTVVGGRIVYGAGIFADFDTPLPPAMPDWSPVNKYRGYAAWGDPKGAGKNSLAPMRQQAIASCGCASACGLHGHDHARAWASNAPVSDLQGFFGALGCSCWAV; this is encoded by the coding sequence ATGACAGCGCCCGATATTATTTTTCATAATGCTGATATCACAACATTAAACCGCGGTCAGCCTACGGCTACGGCAGTTGCTATTAAAGACGGCCGTTTTACTGCTGTTGGCACCGATCAGGATATTTTGCCTTTAGCCGGAGATGCGACGCGTATTGTAAACCTACAAGGTCGCAGTGTTTTACCTGGTTTGTTTGATAACCATACCCATGTTATTCGGGGTGGTCTTAACTATAATATGGAATTGCGTTGGGATGGCGTGCGCTCTTTGGCGGATGCAATGGCTATGCTCAAAGCGCAAGTGGATATGACACCTGCACCGCAATGGGTTCGTGTCGTCGGCGGTTTTACTGAGCATCAGTTTATTGAGAAACGATTGCCTACATTGGAAGAAATCAATGCGATTGCTCCGGATACACCGGTTTTTATCCTCCATTTGTATGATCGTGCCTTATTGAATGCTGCTGCTTTACGTGTGGTCGGCTACACGAAAGATACCCCCGAACCTCCGGGCGGTGAGATTAAACGGGATAGCAACGGCAACCCGATAGGTTTATTGTTGGCCAAACCAAATGCTTCTATTTTATATGCAACTTTGGCCAAAGGCCCGAAACTACCGTTTGACTATCAGGTGAATTCAACCCGTCATTTCATGCGGGAGTTAAACCGCTTGGGTGTGACGGGTATTATTGATGCGGGTGGTGGTTCTCAAAACTACCCGGATGATTATGAAGTGATTCAAAAATTGGCCGATGAAAATCAATTAACCGTGCGCATTGCTTATAACTTGTTTACACAAAAACCAAAAGAAGAGAAAGAGGATTTTCTAAATTGGACTTCTTCGGTTAAGTATAAACAAGGCGATGATTATTTCAGACATAACGGTGCCGGTGAAATGTTGGTGTATTCTGCTGCCGATTTTGAAGATTTCCGCCAACCGCGTCCTGAAATGCCGCCGCAAATGGAAGGTGAGTTGGAAGAGGTTGTCCGTATTCTGGCGGAAAATAAATGGCCTTGGCGTTTACATGCCACTTATGATGAAACCATTAGCCGCTCATTGGATGTGTTTGAAAAAGTTAACCGTGATATTCCGTTGGAAGGTATTAACTGGTTCTTTGACCATGCGGAAACCATTTCGCAAAAATCGATTGACCGTATTGCCGCTTTAGGTGGCGGCGTTGCGGTTCAGCACCGTATGGCTTATCAAGGTGAATATTTTGCTGAGCGTTATGGTACTGCCGCTGCAGCCAATACGCCGCCCGTGAAACGAATTTTAGAGAGTGGTGTAAAAGTTTCTGCCGGTACGGATGCGACACGTGTAGCTTCCTATAATCCGTGGGTATCCTTGGCATGGTTGATTAGCGGTAAAACCGTGGGCGGGATGAAGCTTTATCCGCAAGCCAATCTGCTTGACCGTGAAACTGCTTTACGTATGTGGACTGAGAATGTAACCTGGTTCTCAAATGAAGAAGGTAGCCGCGGCCGTATTGAGGTCGGACATTTGGCAGATATGATTGTGCCGAATAAAGACTTTTTCAGCGTTCCGGAAGATGAAATTCCTTTCATGACTTCGGATTTAACAGTGGTTGGCGGTCGTATTGTATACGGGGCCGGTATTTTTGCCGACTTTGATACGCCGTTGCCACCTGCTATGCCTGACTGGTCTCCGGTTAATAAATACCGTGGGTATGCTGCTTGGGGCGATCCTAAAGGTGCAGGTAAAAACTCACTTGCGCCGATGCGTCAGCAGGCGATTGCCTCTTGTGGCTGTGCCAGTGCATGCGGATTACACGGCCATGACCATGCTCGTGCTTGGGCTTCTAATGCACCGGTATCTGATTTACAAGGATTTTTTGGTGCTTTAGGCTGTTCTTGCTGGGCCGTGTAA
- a CDS encoding DUF1427 family protein, whose protein sequence is MKLYLVSLAVGILAGILYGLLNVRSPAPPVVALIGLLGMLIGEQAVPFAKQLFSKQETTAVVSGTMVESGQEQNKAQSTEEH, encoded by the coding sequence ATGAAACTCTATTTGGTTTCACTGGCTGTCGGCATATTGGCAGGCATACTTTACGGATTATTGAATGTACGTTCACCTGCACCACCGGTAGTAGCATTGATTGGGCTTTTGGGTATGTTGATTGGTGAACAGGCTGTTCCTTTTGCAAAACAATTGTTTTCTAAGCAAGAGACTACTGCTGTAGTTAGTGGAACTATGGTAGAGAGTGGTCAAGAACAAAATAAAGCTCAATCTACCGAAGAGCATTAA
- the msbA gene encoding lipid A export permease/ATP-binding protein MsbA has product MQNPSQDKTNWMLYKRLLGYLKDYLKIFAIAVVSMLIVAATMPAFGYLLKPLINEGFVDKNMQRMTWLPLAIVGLFLVRGIFNFVNEYCTTYLSGHLVHRIRSEMFEKMMHLPSNYFSSHSSGRILSRILNDAGLITEAGFNVITVIAKDGVSVLGLLGLLFYLDWKLTLITFAILPILAVSIRLVSRRLRHLSQINQTYLGKMMQVLNETINGVRVVKVYGGKQYETIRFQNTSSSVRRNSVKQAAASAIGTGFTQLMASVALALIIYIAAKQAASSSFSAGDFMAFLSSMIMLFDPIKRMTGVVQSLQRGMAAAESVFAFLDEPEETDSGLQVLTEKPANIEFDNVVYQYEGAERYSLNGINLTVPTGKVVALVGASGSGKTTLANMLPRFFDPTEGQIRIGGTDIREFTVDSLREQMALVSQDVVLFNGTVASNIAYGRINKASEADIIRAAKAANAWSFIQDMPEGLQTEIGENGLKLSGGQRQRLAIARAILKDAPVLILDEATSALDNESERLVQAALENLMHNRTTIVIAHRLSTIEKADNIVVMHEGRIIEQGTHAELLAKGGRYADLHNLQFAFDQEDPDRAATAAAT; this is encoded by the coding sequence ATGCAAAACCCATCACAAGATAAAACGAATTGGATGCTTTATAAGCGTTTGCTCGGCTATCTTAAAGATTATTTAAAAATTTTCGCAATTGCCGTTGTGTCCATGTTGATTGTGGCTGCAACGATGCCTGCGTTTGGTTATCTTCTCAAGCCTTTGATTAATGAAGGCTTTGTTGATAAAAACATGCAGAGGATGACCTGGCTGCCGCTGGCGATTGTCGGCCTGTTTTTGGTTCGCGGCATATTTAATTTTGTGAACGAGTATTGTACAACCTATCTTTCCGGGCATTTAGTACACCGCATCCGCAGTGAAATGTTTGAGAAGATGATGCATCTGCCGTCAAATTATTTCAGCAGTCACAGTAGCGGGCGGATTTTATCGCGTATTTTAAATGATGCGGGTTTGATTACTGAAGCCGGCTTTAATGTGATTACGGTAATTGCAAAAGACGGCGTCAGTGTGCTCGGCCTGCTTGGCCTGTTATTTTATTTGGATTGGAAGCTGACATTAATTACGTTTGCAATTCTACCGATATTGGCTGTTAGTATCCGCTTGGTCAGCCGCCGCTTGCGTCATCTTTCTCAAATAAATCAGACTTATTTGGGCAAAATGATGCAGGTGCTCAATGAAACCATCAATGGTGTGCGGGTGGTGAAGGTGTACGGCGGTAAACAGTATGAAACCATACGTTTTCAAAATACTTCTTCCAGTGTGCGCCGAAACAGTGTCAAACAGGCCGCAGCCAGCGCCATCGGCACAGGTTTTACCCAGTTGATGGCTTCGGTTGCACTGGCTCTGATTATCTATATAGCTGCAAAGCAGGCAGCATCTTCAAGTTTTAGTGCCGGTGATTTTATGGCATTTTTATCCAGCATGATTATGTTGTTTGATCCCATCAAACGGATGACCGGCGTTGTGCAGTCGCTTCAACGTGGTATGGCTGCAGCAGAAAGTGTATTTGCGTTTTTGGATGAACCTGAAGAAACCGATAGTGGTTTGCAGGTGTTAACAGAAAAGCCTGCAAATATAGAATTTGATAATGTTGTCTATCAATATGAAGGTGCCGAGCGCTATAGTCTCAACGGTATTAATTTGACTGTGCCGACAGGTAAAGTAGTGGCATTGGTCGGGGCATCCGGTAGCGGTAAAACCACTCTGGCCAATATGTTGCCGCGCTTTTTTGATCCTACCGAGGGGCAAATCCGTATCGGGGGCACCGATATACGGGAGTTTACTGTTGACAGCCTGCGCGAGCAGATGGCTTTGGTGAGTCAGGATGTTGTACTGTTTAACGGCACGGTTGCCAGCAATATTGCTTATGGCAGAATAAATAAGGCCAGCGAAGCCGATATTATCCGAGCGGCAAAAGCGGCCAATGCTTGGTCTTTTATCCAAGATATGCCTGAAGGCTTACAAACAGAAATTGGTGAAAACGGTTTGAAGCTTTCCGGCGGCCAACGTCAGCGCTTGGCGATTGCACGGGCGATTTTAAAAGATGCACCGGTATTGATTTTGGATGAAGCAACCAGTGCTTTGGACAATGAATCCGAACGTTTGGTGCAGGCTGCATTGGAAAATCTGATGCATAACCGCACCACTATTGTGATTGCACACCGCCTTTCTACTATAGAAAAAGCCGATAATATCGTGGTGATGCATGAAGGGCGTATTATCGAGCAGGGTACTCATGCCGAATTACTGGCTAAAGGCGGGCGCTATGCCGATTTGCACAATTTACAATTTGCTTTTGATCAGGAAGATCCCGACCGTGCGGCAACGGCAGCGGCCACCTGA
- the yaaA gene encoding peroxide stress protein YaaA yields the protein MLFILSPAKNLNEKDPAPVSEYTLPDLLDQAEKLMEEVRLLSPQQLAELMHVSDKIALLNAERNAVWHTPFTPENAKQAVYMFNGDVYEGLDAPSLNQQAVNYLQTHVRLLSGLYGLLRPLDLMQPYRLEMGTAFANARGKNLYEFWDNRITDLLNKTLADLGDNTLINLASQEYFKAVRPNKLNARLITPVFKDEKNGKYKIISFYAKRARGLMVRYAAEHNISEAEQLKDFDYEGYVFNDAASNENEWVFLRQEQSK from the coding sequence ATGTTATTTATTCTATCCCCCGCCAAAAACCTCAACGAAAAAGACCCCGCACCTGTTTCCGAATACACTCTGCCCGATTTACTCGATCAAGCGGAAAAGCTGATGGAAGAAGTGCGTTTATTATCGCCGCAGCAGCTTGCCGAGCTTATGCACGTTTCCGATAAAATCGCCCTACTCAATGCCGAACGCAATGCCGTCTGGCATACGCCTTTCACACCGGAAAATGCCAAACAGGCGGTGTATATGTTTAACGGCGATGTTTACGAAGGCTTGGATGCGCCCTCATTAAACCAGCAGGCTGTAAACTATCTACAAACCCATGTGCGCCTGCTTTCCGGCCTCTACGGCCTACTCCGCCCGCTAGATCTGATGCAGCCCTACCGCTTGGAAATGGGCACCGCTTTTGCCAATGCCCGCGGTAAAAACCTGTATGAATTTTGGGATAACCGCATCACCGATCTGCTGAATAAAACCTTAGCCGATTTAGGGGACAACACATTAATCAACCTGGCTTCCCAAGAATATTTTAAAGCCGTCCGCCCCAATAAACTCAATGCCCGTTTGATTACCCCTGTTTTCAAAGATGAAAAAAACGGCAAATATAAAATTATCAGCTTTTATGCCAAAAGAGCGCGCGGCCTGATGGTGCGTTATGCTGCCGAACACAATATTAGCGAAGCCGAACAGCTCAAAGATTTTGATTATGAAGGTTATGTTTTTAACGATGCAGCATCCAATGAAAACGAATGGGTATTTTTACGTCAAGAACAATCCAAGTAA